A portion of the Paenibacillus hamazuiensis genome contains these proteins:
- a CDS encoding efflux RND transporter permease subunit: MIAKLIHRRKVTLLFFVMAILLGALNIVTLKQRENPEIDLTVALVTTVYPGASPEKVEQFVTRPLEEKIKEMSEISVLSSTSAANVSAINVEIKPDVDIKRAWDTLRQKVQAAESELPDDARKPVVNDDLGKIAEQILHFSVETPGELEALRPTMEIWKKQLATISGVSNVDIVGLPDQEIAVTLDTEKLDTLHLPWTVVAQALTNKHDRVPLGTVDKGAKSYFVDMPSEWKTPEEIAGTDIVGLPNGMRLKIGDVADVKLKPEKREVSILHNGKPTVDLVINAEKGADIPELQRRIDEKVGALKSQLPAGVTMSSLFTQKESLDHLFSDLGRELFIGIAVVIVVCSLGLTFGTSLIVALAIPISITVGFIPVAWFGIDLNQITIVAIVIVLGILVDDAIVVNDNIQRRLQLGDSPQTAALEGSKDVAVSILTATISTAAAFLPLFFLKGNIGSFIRPIPVVITLTLAASMAMSLTIIPIFRQWVSERQMRRKIKAAGTATESAAGGRGAAGERPAPRTEAPAPGLLGRPIHRLSEFYSRQIYGFLRRPLLTAMVALLVGTSAFGLLPKLGVQYFPPAEKDEMLIDFELPTGRVFAETEYTLGKAADWMRQQPGVLFVSAYSGRTTPRFYYSEDNRTGVNIGQLFVKIDPKVIHTKEVVAPWRGHLKAMFPDDVKITPRELEQGPPVGAPIAVRIGGAELPQLRKISQDIQDMLAGIQGTISISDDVGKDLSTIEVIPDAGKLNLFGVSEKDLSTTVRIATEGLDITKYQKGEDEVDVTLYAKETKSDPLETIRRMHVPALQGGTVEVRQLGETTASGMIKSIQHRNQTRTITVRSFTDGRLPDDVVGELKKQMESYAMPPGYTVEFGGENEERNDAFAAIGQLSIVVIILIYIVMVMQFYSLSLPLLILSTVYLAAGGAIIGLFITGAPIGFMALMGLVSLSGIVVRNGIILIEFIEQARERGLELYEAVAEAGKARLRPILLTMATAIGGLLPMTIMGGNLWRPMGTTIISGLLYSTMLTLIVVPSLYVIVAKWRDRRAARRGVSLYHPAAHAPTHAPAHASAHVSAHAGPGQSM, encoded by the coding sequence GTGATCGCGAAACTCATACATCGGCGCAAGGTGACGCTGCTGTTTTTCGTCATGGCGATTTTGCTCGGAGCGCTCAACATCGTGACGCTGAAACAGCGGGAAAATCCGGAAATCGACCTGACCGTCGCTTTGGTTACGACCGTATATCCAGGCGCTTCGCCGGAAAAGGTCGAGCAGTTCGTAACCCGGCCGCTGGAGGAAAAGATTAAAGAGATGAGCGAAATCAGCGTGCTCAGCTCGACCTCGGCGGCGAACGTATCGGCGATCAACGTGGAGATCAAGCCGGACGTCGACATCAAGCGGGCGTGGGATACGCTCAGGCAGAAGGTGCAGGCGGCGGAAAGCGAGCTGCCGGACGACGCCCGCAAGCCGGTCGTCAACGACGATTTGGGGAAAATCGCCGAGCAGATTTTGCATTTTTCCGTGGAGACGCCCGGCGAGCTCGAGGCGCTTCGTCCGACGATGGAGATATGGAAAAAGCAGCTCGCCACCATTTCCGGCGTCAGCAACGTCGACATCGTCGGGCTGCCCGACCAGGAAATCGCCGTCACGCTCGATACGGAGAAGCTGGACACCCTTCATCTGCCATGGACGGTCGTCGCTCAGGCGCTGACGAACAAACATGACCGCGTGCCTCTCGGCACCGTCGACAAGGGAGCGAAATCGTACTTTGTCGATATGCCGAGCGAATGGAAGACGCCGGAGGAGATTGCTGGCACGGACATCGTCGGACTGCCGAACGGCATGCGACTGAAGATCGGCGATGTGGCGGACGTGAAGCTGAAGCCGGAGAAACGCGAAGTCAGCATTTTACATAACGGCAAGCCGACTGTCGACCTTGTCATCAACGCGGAGAAAGGCGCCGATATTCCGGAGCTGCAGCGGAGAATCGACGAGAAGGTCGGCGCGCTGAAAAGCCAGCTGCCGGCCGGCGTCACGATGTCATCGCTGTTCACGCAAAAGGAAAGCCTCGACCATCTGTTCAGCGATTTGGGCCGGGAGCTCTTTATCGGGATTGCCGTCGTCATCGTCGTCTGCTCGCTCGGGCTCACCTTCGGCACGTCGCTGATTGTCGCGCTGGCCATTCCGATTTCGATTACGGTCGGCTTCATCCCGGTCGCCTGGTTCGGCATCGACCTGAACCAGATTACGATCGTGGCGATCGTGATTGTGCTCGGCATTCTCGTCGACGACGCGATTGTCGTCAACGACAACATCCAGCGCCGCCTGCAGCTCGGCGATTCGCCGCAAACCGCGGCGCTCGAGGGCAGCAAAGATGTCGCCGTCTCGATTTTGACGGCGACGATATCGACGGCGGCGGCGTTTTTACCGCTCTTCTTCCTGAAGGGCAACATCGGCAGCTTCATCAGGCCGATCCCGGTCGTCATCACGCTCACGTTGGCCGCATCGATGGCGATGTCGCTGACGATCATTCCGATTTTCCGCCAGTGGGTGTCGGAGCGGCAGATGCGGCGAAAGATCAAGGCGGCCGGGACCGCTACGGAAAGCGCAGCGGGAGGGCGAGGCGCAGCCGGGGAGCGCCCGGCGCCCCGTACGGAAGCGCCCGCGCCGGGACTGCTCGGCCGGCCGATCCATCGGCTAAGCGAATTTTACAGCCGGCAAATTTACGGCTTCCTGCGCCGGCCGCTGCTCACCGCAATGGTCGCGCTGCTCGTCGGCACGAGCGCCTTCGGCCTGCTGCCGAAGCTCGGCGTGCAGTATTTTCCGCCCGCCGAGAAAGACGAGATGCTGATCGATTTCGAGCTGCCGACCGGGCGCGTATTCGCCGAGACCGAATACACGCTGGGCAAGGCCGCAGACTGGATGAGGCAGCAGCCGGGCGTGCTGTTCGTGTCGGCATATTCGGGCCGCACCACCCCGCGGTTTTATTACTCCGAGGACAACCGAACGGGAGTGAACATCGGGCAGCTGTTCGTCAAGATTGACCCGAAGGTCATTCACACGAAGGAAGTAGTGGCGCCGTGGCGCGGACATCTGAAGGCGATGTTCCCGGACGATGTGAAAATTACGCCCCGCGAGCTGGAGCAGGGCCCGCCGGTCGGCGCTCCGATCGCCGTGCGCATCGGCGGCGCGGAGCTTCCGCAGCTGCGTAAAATTTCGCAGGACATTCAGGATATGCTCGCCGGAATCCAGGGGACGATCAGCATTTCCGACGATGTCGGCAAAGATTTGAGCACGATCGAGGTCATTCCCGATGCCGGGAAGCTGAATTTGTTCGGAGTCAGCGAAAAGGATTTGTCGACCACCGTACGGATCGCTACGGAAGGTCTCGACATCACGAAATATCAAAAAGGCGAAGATGAAGTCGACGTGACGCTTTACGCCAAAGAAACGAAAAGCGATCCGCTGGAGACGATCCGCCGCATGCACGTCCCTGCTCTTCAGGGTGGTACGGTGGAGGTGCGGCAGCTCGGCGAGACGACGGCATCCGGCATGATCAAGTCGATTCAGCACCGCAATCAAACCCGCACGATCACCGTGCGCAGCTTTACGGACGGCAGGCTGCCGGACGATGTGGTCGGCGAGCTGAAGAAGCAAATGGAGAGCTACGCTATGCCCCCGGGCTACACCGTCGAGTTCGGCGGGGAAAACGAGGAGCGCAACGACGCTTTTGCCGCCATCGGCCAGCTGTCGATCGTCGTCATCATTTTGATCTACATCGTTATGGTCATGCAGTTTTATTCGCTGTCGCTTCCGCTGCTCATCCTGTCGACGGTCTATTTGGCGGCGGGCGGCGCTATTATCGGCTTGTTTATCACCGGCGCGCCGATCGGCTTCATGGCATTGATGGGTCTGGTCAGCTTATCGGGAATCGTCGTGCGCAACGGGATTATTCTGATCGAATTCATCGAACAGGCGAGAGAGCGCGGGCTCGAGCTGTACGAGGCGGTGGCGGAAGCGGGGAAAGCGCGGCTTCGGCCGATCCTGCTCACCATGGCGACAGCGATCGGCGGACTGCTGCCTATGACGATTATGGGCGGCAACCTGTGGAGACCGATGGGGACGACGATCATCTCCGGCCTGCTTTATTCGACGATGCTGACGCTCATCGTCGTCCCGTCGCTGTATGTCATCGTCGCCAAGTGGCGCGACCGCAGAGCGGCACGGCGCGGTGTCTCTTTGTATCATCCGGCGGCCCACGCTCCGACTCATGCCCCGGCCCATGCTTCAGCACATGTTTCGGCCCATGCCGGACCCGGGCAGAGCATGTAA
- a CDS encoding spore germination protein — protein MPSVINIFYMKINSIASNGSVNIGESLHNSPTANTKSQGLNASYGDTAPPQANMKNIYIDPDVNDMGEVASKDTAISSQI, from the coding sequence TTGCCGTCGGTTATAAACATTTTTTACATGAAAATCAACAGTATTGCCAGTAACGGATCCGTCAATATCGGGGAGTCCCTGCACAACAGCCCAACGGCGAATACGAAATCGCAGGGCTTGAACGCGTCCTACGGAGATACAGCTCCACCTCAGGCGAATATGAAAAACATTTACATCGACCCGGATGTGAATGATATGGGCGAAGTTGCCAGCAAAGATACTGCCATTAGCTCGCAGATATGA
- a CDS encoding spore germination protein has product MPYQFNIFNFKVNTVSANGNVTFGAGLQNSHTANAKLIGVNQSFGDIAPASAVLFNNTIDPDVSDQDQIANPSAPVANQI; this is encoded by the coding sequence ATGCCTTACCAATTTAATATTTTCAATTTTAAAGTCAACACCGTTTCGGCGAACGGCAATGTCACTTTCGGAGCGGGTCTGCAAAACAGCCATACGGCAAACGCCAAATTGATAGGAGTCAACCAGTCGTTTGGCGACATCGCCCCTGCAAGCGCGGTTTTGTTTAACAATACAATTGACCCGGATGTCAGCGATCAGGATCAAATCGCCAACCCGTCCGCACCCGTTGCCAACCAAATTTAA
- a CDS encoding Hsp20/alpha crystallin family protein, whose protein sequence is MFEMDKIKEWLELAQQHDETDFWRTVLERGTPGVSGSSQEEAEENDKIAMFPAVDIFYEEYTNLVVMELPGAFKEDVQVTVSGNVLTVRGFIKHPTDSPQTAIKTERFYGPFERSIVLPQLGEPPRISARLDRGLLLIRYPRALYKEEWIDIG, encoded by the coding sequence ATGTTCGAAATGGACAAAATCAAGGAATGGCTGGAGCTGGCGCAGCAGCATGACGAAACCGATTTTTGGCGAACGGTGCTGGAGCGCGGTACCCCCGGAGTTTCGGGCTCAAGCCAAGAGGAAGCGGAAGAGAATGACAAAATCGCAATGTTCCCGGCAGTGGATATATTTTATGAGGAGTATACGAATCTCGTGGTGATGGAGCTTCCCGGAGCTTTTAAAGAAGACGTGCAGGTGACCGTTTCGGGAAATGTTCTTACGGTCAGAGGGTTTATCAAACATCCGACCGACAGCCCCCAAACGGCTATAAAAACGGAACGTTTTTACGGGCCCTTCGAGAGGAGTATCGTGCTGCCCCAGCTCGGGGAGCCTCCGCGAATTTCCGCGCGGCTCGACAGGGGACTGCTGCTCATCCGTTATCCGCGTGCTCTCTATAAGGAAGAATGGATCGATATCGGCTAG
- the yfbR gene encoding 5'-deoxynucleotidase, whose protein sequence is MDSHFFAYMYRMRFIERWSLMRNVVRENVAEHSFHVALLTHVLCTIANEVFGKQVPTDKAVSIALFHDVTEVFTGDIPTPVKHHNPDILANFREIEQMAAGRLLQMIPEPLRTVYEPLIDGKKVDVDYAIYVKAADLLDAYLKCVTELSAGNREFGVAKKQLEQSIQRLDMPEVDYFLRHMAPSLEKTLDELSD, encoded by the coding sequence ATGGACAGTCATTTTTTTGCTTATATGTACCGTATGCGTTTCATCGAACGCTGGAGCCTGATGCGCAACGTCGTCCGCGAAAACGTCGCAGAGCATTCGTTTCACGTCGCACTGCTCACCCACGTGCTCTGTACGATCGCCAATGAGGTGTTCGGCAAGCAGGTGCCGACCGATAAAGCCGTCTCCATCGCGCTGTTTCACGACGTGACTGAAGTGTTCACCGGTGACATTCCGACGCCGGTCAAGCACCATAATCCGGACATTCTCGCCAACTTCCGCGAGATCGAGCAGATGGCGGCAGGACGTCTGCTGCAGATGATTCCGGAGCCGCTGCGGACCGTATATGAGCCGCTGATCGACGGCAAAAAGGTCGATGTCGACTATGCCATATATGTCAAGGCGGCGGATCTGCTTGACGCGTATTTGAAATGCGTGACCGAGCTGTCTGCCGGCAACCGCGAGTTCGGCGTCGCGAAAAAGCAGCTCGAGCAGTCGATTCAGCGGCTCGACATGCCCGAGGTCGACTATTTCCTTCGACATATGGCGCCAAGCCTGGAGAAAACGCTCGACGAGCTGTCGGACTGA
- a CDS encoding polysaccharide deacetylase family protein, protein MPKLIIKAVLLVVIGLSILVPSLNAAKSNVLYKDQVAVIMYHHVDDYAQSSGTITTKLFKDQLTYLRNKGYQFITLKQFKMFMEGSSVPNNAVLVTFDDGYESFYLNAYPILKSMRIPAVNFVITGDLENPLASYIPSLSRDEIIEMTHDTNFIDAQCHTNSFHNRLPDGSATLVGRMIVNGQPETPEQYKQRVISDTQMCLSKLSELYSEPVDSYAYPYGIYDKLSLDYVKQGGVKFGFTIVPEMATRRLDPMQVPRINAGNSAITPEGLHNSILRRVVAVNHPYNDADAAAVMSQLGGKATTDKGGGVTLQFRGKTWTGKIGSNQMTSGSETTTLQKPLLLKSNKAMIGLDDLQKLLGVNLVYNPNVQSYSVQQSPVVK, encoded by the coding sequence ATGCCCAAGCTCATCATAAAGGCCGTTTTGCTTGTTGTCATCGGCCTCAGCATCCTCGTACCTTCGCTGAATGCGGCCAAATCGAACGTGCTGTACAAGGATCAGGTCGCCGTCATCATGTACCATCACGTCGACGACTATGCGCAAAGCTCCGGCACGATCACGACCAAGCTGTTCAAGGACCAGCTGACTTATTTGCGAAACAAAGGATATCAGTTCATTACGCTGAAGCAGTTCAAGATGTTTATGGAAGGCTCCAGCGTGCCGAACAATGCGGTGCTCGTTACGTTCGACGACGGCTACGAAAGCTTCTATCTGAATGCGTATCCGATTTTGAAAAGCATGCGCATCCCTGCCGTCAATTTCGTCATTACCGGCGATCTGGAAAACCCGCTGGCCAGCTATATCCCTTCGCTGTCGCGCGACGAAATTATCGAAATGACGCACGATACCAATTTCATCGACGCCCAGTGCCATACGAATTCGTTCCATAACCGGCTGCCGGACGGAAGCGCCACGCTCGTCGGCCGTATGATCGTAAACGGCCAGCCGGAAACGCCGGAGCAATACAAGCAGCGTGTCATCAGCGACACGCAAATGTGCTTGTCCAAGCTGAGCGAGCTGTATTCCGAGCCGGTCGATTCCTACGCTTACCCGTACGGCATTTACGACAAGCTGTCGCTTGATTATGTGAAGCAGGGCGGCGTCAAATTCGGGTTTACGATCGTGCCGGAAATGGCGACGCGCCGCCTCGACCCGATGCAGGTCCCGCGCATCAACGCCGGCAACAGCGCGATTACGCCCGAAGGGCTGCACAATTCGATCCTCCGGCGCGTGGTTGCCGTGAACCATCCTTACAACGATGCGGACGCTGCGGCCGTCATGTCCCAGCTCGGCGGCAAAGCGACCACCGACAAGGGGGGCGGCGTAACGCTGCAGTTCCGGGGCAAAACGTGGACCGGCAAAATCGGCTCGAACCAGATGACATCCGGAAGTGAGACGACCACGCTGCAAAAGCCGCTGCTTTTGAAAAGTAATAAAGCGATGATCGGGCTGGACGATTTGCAAAAGCTGCTCGGAGTCAATCTCGTGTACAACCCGAACGTGCAGAGCTACTCCGTTCAGCAAAGTCCGGTCGTGAAGTAA
- a CDS encoding fumarate hydratase encodes MQQFQQSVYDLIVETSTNLPADVRRAIQKAKEQEDKGTRSALSLSTIANNIHMAECNVSPICQDTGMPTFIVHTPVGANQIVMKKQILEAVALATKNSKLRSNSVDSLTGANSGDNLGPGTPVIHFEQWERDDIEVKLILKGGGCENKNIQYSLPAELEGLGKAGRDLDGIRKCIMHAVYQAQGQGCSAGFIGVGIGGDRTSGYELAKHQLFRKVDDVNPNEELRKLEDYVMENANKLGIGTMGFGGQVTLLGCKVGVANRLPASFFVSVAYNCWAFRRQGVMIDATTGGIKEWIYERGTEHPMQQEAAAAAAPADEKRREFVLTAPISEEQIRELKVGDVVIINGLMHTGRDALHKYLMDHDSPVDLNGGIIYHCGPVMAKDENGEWQVKAAGPTTSIREEPYQGDIIKKFGIRAVIGKGGMGAKTLAALKEHGAVYLNAIGGAAQYYAECFKKVEGVDLMEFGMPEAMWHLQTEGFAAIVTMDSHGNSLHAEVEKNSLEKLATFKEPVFK; translated from the coding sequence ATGCAACAATTTCAGCAAAGCGTATACGATTTGATCGTGGAAACGTCAACCAACCTGCCTGCCGACGTGCGGCGAGCGATTCAGAAAGCGAAGGAGCAGGAGGACAAGGGGACCCGTTCCGCTCTCTCGCTGTCCACGATTGCCAATAATATCCATATGGCGGAATGCAACGTTTCGCCGATTTGCCAGGACACCGGAATGCCGACGTTTATCGTGCATACCCCGGTAGGCGCCAACCAGATCGTCATGAAAAAACAAATTCTCGAAGCGGTTGCACTCGCGACCAAAAACAGCAAGCTCCGTTCCAACTCCGTCGACTCGCTCACCGGCGCGAACAGCGGGGACAACCTTGGGCCGGGCACGCCGGTCATCCACTTCGAGCAGTGGGAGCGGGACGACATTGAAGTCAAGCTCATTCTCAAGGGCGGCGGCTGCGAAAACAAAAACATCCAGTACAGCCTGCCTGCGGAGCTCGAAGGGCTAGGCAAAGCCGGCCGCGATCTCGACGGCATCCGCAAGTGCATCATGCACGCGGTGTACCAGGCGCAGGGCCAAGGCTGCAGCGCCGGCTTCATCGGCGTCGGCATCGGCGGCGACCGGACGAGCGGCTACGAGCTTGCCAAGCACCAGCTGTTCCGCAAGGTGGACGACGTGAACCCGAACGAGGAGCTGCGCAAGCTGGAGGATTACGTGATGGAAAACGCCAACAAGCTCGGCATCGGCACGATGGGCTTCGGCGGACAAGTCACTTTGCTCGGCTGTAAAGTCGGCGTCGCGAACCGCCTGCCGGCGAGCTTTTTCGTATCGGTTGCCTACAACTGTTGGGCGTTCCGCCGTCAAGGCGTAATGATCGACGCAACCACCGGCGGGATCAAGGAATGGATTTACGAGCGCGGCACCGAACATCCGATGCAGCAGGAAGCCGCTGCGGCAGCAGCTCCGGCAGACGAGAAGCGCCGCGAGTTCGTGCTGACCGCTCCGATTTCCGAGGAGCAAATCCGCGAGCTGAAAGTCGGCGACGTCGTTATCATCAACGGACTTATGCATACAGGACGCGACGCCCTGCACAAATATTTGATGGACCACGATTCCCCGGTCGATCTGAACGGCGGCATCATTTACCACTGCGGCCCGGTTATGGCCAAGGACGAGAACGGCGAATGGCAGGTGAAGGCGGCCGGCCCGACGACAAGCATCCGCGAGGAGCCTTACCAAGGCGACATCATCAAGAAGTTCGGCATCCGCGCCGTCATCGGCAAAGGCGGCATGGGAGCCAAGACGCTGGCCGCGCTGAAAGAGCACGGCGCCGTGTACTTGAACGCGATCGGCGGAGCGGCTCAATATTACGCGGAATGCTTCAAGAAGGTGGAAGGCGTCGACCTGATGGAATTCGGCATGCCGGAAGCGATGTGGCATCTGCAAACCGAAGGATTCGCCGCCATCGTCACGATGGATTCGCACGGCAACAGCCTGCATGCGGAAGTGGAGAAAAATTCTTTGGAAAAATTGGCGACGTTCAAAGAACCCGTTTTCAAATAA
- the pnpS gene encoding two-component system histidine kinase PnpS — protein sequence MNKFRARLTVIFILLIGSSVLAAGIFMAKMLEDSHVEALKNNMLRELRIIRSTIDWNKAGSEDEQIRYYMEQARKLKDFADARVTYIRADGKVLADSDHDPQTMDNHSGRQEIIEAGKNGVGSAIRYSDTIQRNMLYVAIPLQDGGGLRGYLRLSMSLQDVDLSIRQVWLGLIAGLLAVFVLAGLISYRIAFGITRPIERITRVAHQIANLNYKARVGAGQKDEIGQLGQAIDRMAGSLQLQMNRILENESRLKSVLENMISGVMMIDRDEKIVLLNRSAEDILGFSAQELLGKRFNEAKQQFEFTQLIRECIDSREHIRDEMIFYFPTERILEINLSPISQADDEWAGVLIVLHDITAVRRLERMRSEFVANVSHELKTPIAAVKGFAETLLAGALNDKETARSFLQIIFDESERLNRLIGDILELSKIESRRIPMQFSPIHLQTFVSNCMKVMKTEARKKSIDLEMQVDAELYMEADEDRLRQILINLLSNGINYTPEGGRVRVRVEPAGISDPGSGDPAEYDRLRFIISDTGIGIPKKDLPRIFERFYRVDKARSRSSGGTGLGLSIVKHLVELHKGTIRVESEVGMGTRFIIELPVIH from the coding sequence ATGAACAAATTTCGCGCCCGTTTGACGGTCATTTTTATATTGCTTATCGGTTCCTCCGTTCTTGCCGCGGGCATTTTTATGGCCAAAATGCTGGAAGATTCCCATGTGGAAGCGCTGAAAAACAACATGCTGCGGGAGCTGCGGATCATTCGGTCGACGATCGACTGGAACAAGGCGGGGAGCGAGGATGAGCAGATCCGCTATTATATGGAGCAGGCGCGAAAGCTGAAGGATTTTGCGGATGCGCGGGTCACCTATATTCGCGCTGACGGCAAGGTGCTGGCGGACTCCGATCACGATCCGCAGACGATGGACAATCACAGCGGGCGGCAGGAGATCATCGAAGCCGGTAAAAACGGCGTCGGCTCGGCTATCCGCTACAGCGATACGATCCAGCGCAACATGCTGTACGTGGCGATTCCGCTTCAGGACGGAGGCGGCCTCCGAGGATATCTCAGGCTCAGCATGAGCCTTCAGGATGTCGATCTGTCGATCCGGCAAGTCTGGCTCGGGCTGATCGCCGGTCTTCTCGCGGTGTTCGTGCTGGCCGGGCTGATCAGCTACCGCATCGCGTTCGGCATCACGCGGCCGATCGAGAGGATCACGCGCGTCGCGCACCAAATCGCGAATCTCAACTACAAAGCGCGCGTCGGTGCGGGGCAGAAGGACGAAATCGGCCAGCTCGGCCAAGCGATCGACCGAATGGCAGGCAGCCTGCAGCTGCAGATGAACCGCATTCTGGAAAACGAAAGCCGGCTGAAAAGCGTGTTGGAAAACATGATCAGCGGCGTCATGATGATCGACCGCGACGAGAAGATCGTGCTGCTTAACCGGTCCGCGGAAGATATTCTCGGCTTTTCCGCGCAGGAGCTGCTCGGCAAGCGATTCAACGAAGCGAAGCAGCAGTTCGAGTTTACCCAGCTCATCCGCGAGTGCATCGATTCCCGCGAGCATATTCGCGACGAGATGATCTTTTATTTTCCGACGGAGCGTATTCTTGAAATCAACTTAAGCCCGATTTCCCAGGCGGACGACGAATGGGCCGGCGTGCTGATCGTGCTGCACGACATTACGGCGGTGCGGAGGCTCGAACGGATGCGCAGCGAGTTCGTAGCCAACGTTTCCCACGAGCTGAAGACACCGATCGCCGCCGTCAAAGGTTTTGCCGAGACGCTGCTGGCCGGGGCGCTGAACGACAAGGAAACGGCGAGGTCGTTTTTGCAAATTATTTTTGACGAGAGCGAGCGGCTCAACCGGCTGATCGGCGACATTCTCGAGCTGTCGAAAATCGAGTCGCGGCGCATTCCGATGCAGTTTTCGCCGATTCATTTGCAGACATTCGTCAGCAATTGCATGAAAGTGATGAAAACGGAAGCGCGCAAAAAATCGATCGACCTCGAAATGCAGGTGGATGCGGAGCTGTACATGGAAGCGGACGAGGATCGGCTGCGCCAAATCCTTATTAATCTGCTGTCGAACGGCATCAATTATACGCCGGAAGGCGGGCGGGTGCGCGTCCGGGTTGAACCTGCCGGCATTTCCGATCCCGGCTCCGGCGATCCTGCCGAATATGACCGCCTGCGCTTCATCATCTCCGATACCGGGATCGGCATTCCGAAAAAGGACTTGCCGCGCATTTTCGAACGCTTCTACCGGGTGGACAAGGCGAGATCGCGAAGCTCCGGCGGCACCGGCCTCGGGCTTTCCATCGTCAAGCACCTTGTCGAGCTGCATAAAGGCACGATCCGCGTCGAAAGCGAAGTCGGCATGGGCACGCGCTTCATCATCGAGCTGCCGGTTATTCATTGA
- a CDS encoding response regulator transcription factor, producing the protein MPQNILVIEDEPTLARLLSYNLSQEGYETKVIDHGGDGLQAALQHPYDLIILDIMLPGLNGFEILSKLRQKGNRTPVIILTARNAEEEVVQGLKYGADDYITKPFGVAELLARVSAVLRRTTNDETAVDKTASGDKVIAVGDLLIYPEKYEVNLNGESIPLRPKEFEVLLYLVQRPGVVVTRDDLMNIVWGFDYIGGQRTVDVHVSSLRKKLEMNQQSVQIESIRGVGYKLVTASLKKGS; encoded by the coding sequence ATGCCGCAAAACATTTTGGTCATCGAAGACGAGCCTACGCTCGCCCGCCTGCTCTCCTATAACTTGTCGCAGGAAGGTTATGAAACGAAAGTGATCGACCATGGCGGAGACGGCCTTCAGGCTGCGCTGCAGCATCCTTACGACCTGATTATTTTGGATATTATGCTTCCCGGCTTGAACGGTTTTGAAATTTTGTCCAAACTCCGGCAGAAGGGGAACCGGACGCCGGTCATCATATTAACGGCGCGCAACGCCGAAGAGGAGGTCGTTCAGGGCCTCAAATACGGAGCGGACGATTACATTACGAAGCCGTTCGGCGTTGCCGAACTTCTGGCGCGCGTATCCGCCGTGCTGCGGCGGACGACAAACGACGAAACGGCCGTGGATAAAACGGCGTCCGGCGACAAAGTGATCGCCGTGGGCGATCTGCTCATTTATCCGGAAAAATACGAAGTGAATTTGAACGGCGAATCGATTCCTTTACGGCCTAAAGAATTTGAAGTACTGCTTTATCTTGTGCAGCGCCCCGGCGTCGTCGTCACCCGCGACGATCTGATGAACATCGTGTGGGGATTCGACTATATCGGCGGCCAGCGCACCGTCGACGTGCACGTCAGCTCATTGCGCAAAAAGCTGGAAATGAACCAGCAGTCGGTGCAGATCGAATCGATCCGCGGCGTCGGCTACAAGCTGGTCACGGCGTCGCTGAAAAAAGGTTCATGA
- a CDS encoding DUF6254 family protein: MTQSKRRKENDWKIRKQTQKPHGKIKSLDELSDEYDAEQQ, from the coding sequence ATGACCCAATCGAAGCGCCGCAAGGAGAATGATTGGAAAATCCGCAAACAGACACAGAAGCCGCACGGTAAAATCAAATCGCTGGATGAGCTCTCCGATGAATATGATGCGGAGCAGCAGTAA